In Camelus bactrianus isolate YW-2024 breed Bactrian camel chromosome 18, ASM4877302v1, whole genome shotgun sequence, one DNA window encodes the following:
- the FAM220A gene encoding LOW QUALITY PROTEIN: protein FAM220A (The sequence of the model RefSeq protein was modified relative to this genomic sequence to represent the inferred CDS: substituted 1 base at 1 genomic stop codon), translated as MRDRRGTLTAYLTQEKGAGDNADQLLYGLKRKWKESPCPSDVTSWMNKPAVDVNGNSHNEELSSEMKNGLSEVSLLLHDGNSTLPLLQESVRRNLAAAAAQSKTVDLPFASAEEHFAGVLCGGREAQGRDWLGGGPRATNSHRGRDHKGAPWDSGPACYQKRSEMGISEDELPGAFLERLDSELEPSCLRSVLSLLLHAHPQIVLNDETKCVFPGHSKPVFSEQTVEYKKVLSRMKSTSDDLQVTLASLAXQAFELADMLCHS; from the coding sequence ATGAGGGATAGAAGAGGGACTCTGACCGCCTACCTCACACAAGAGAAGGGAGCGGGCGACAATGCAGACCAGCTGTTGTATGGACTGAAGAGAAAGTGGAAGGAGAGCCCTTGCCCATCGGATGTAACTTCCTGGATGAATAAGCCTGCAGTTGATGTAAATGGAAATTCACACAATGAGGAGTTATCATCGGAAATGAAAAATGGTCTGAGTGAGGTCAGCCTCTTGCTTCACGATGGTAACAGCACACTTCCACTTTTGCAAGAATCAGTACGAAGAAATCTAGCTGCAGCAGCTGCTCAGAGCAAGACTGTGGATCTGCCCTTTGCTTCTGCAGAAGAGCATTTTGCTGGGGTGCTCTGTGGTGGCAGGGAAGCTCAGGGGAGGGACTGGCTGGGAGGAGGGCCCAGGGCCACCAACAGCCACAGAGGGCGGGACCACAAAGGAGCACCTTGGGATTCAGGACCAGCGTGCTATCAGAAGCGGTCAGAAATGGGGATTTCTGAGGATGAACTGCCAGGCGCTTTTCTGGAGAGGCTAGACTCTGAATTGGAGCCATCTTGCCTGCGTTCCGTCCTGTCTCTGCTGCTGCACGCCCATCCCCAGATAGTCTTGAATGATGAGACAAAATGTGTTTTCCCTGGCCATTCAAAGCCCGTGTTTTCAGAGCAAACAGTAGAATACAAGAAAGTGCTTTCACGTATGAAAAGTACCTCTGATGATCTGCAGGTAACACTGGCATCACTGGCTTGACAAGCTTTTGAATTAGCAGACATGTTGTGCCATAGTTAA